AAAGAACGAGAGAACTCTACAAACTTAAGGGATATCCTGAAGGATGGATTGAAAAACGAATGCGAAGTATTGCCATTCGTGAACAGCTCACTGAAGAATGGAAAAACAGAGGCGTCAAAGAACAAATAGAATATTCCATTCTTACTGCTGAAATTTCTAAAGCGACCTTTGGAATTACACCTTCTCAGTACAAAAAAGTCAAGAGATTGAAAAACGAGAACCTAAGAGATCATATGACCGATCTCGAATTGATTTTTTCAATGTTAGGAGAAGCCTCAACAACGGCTATTGTTAAAAACAAAAATCCGAAGGGTTTTATTCAGAATAAAATTGTTGCAAAACAAGGCGGAACCATTGCCGGAGACGCAAGAAAAGCATTAGAAAATAAAACAGGCGAGAAGGTCGTTTCCAAAAAAAATTATTTGCCTGAAGCAAAAAAAATAAAAAACTTGAAGTCCGGCAACGAAAAATAACAGACATTGCATTGTAATCAATAAAACGCCCTTCATGTCATACATTATATTTCATAATCCCCGCTGCAAAAAATCCAGAGCCGGACTGGCTTATCTTCAAACCAAAGGAATAGAGCCAATTATACGCGACTACCAGAAAGAACCGTTTACCAAAGCCGAATTCAAAGACCTGCTGATGAAGCTGAGTATGAAGCCCGGCGACCTTGTAAGGAAACAGGAAGACGATTATAAGAAAAAATATGCAGGCAAGAATTTCAGCGACCATGAATGGACCCTTATTTTGCTTGAGAATCCTAAGCTGATTACGCGCCCTGTTGTAGT
The nucleotide sequence above comes from Bacteroidota bacterium. Encoded proteins:
- a CDS encoding Bro-N domain-containing protein; amino-acid sequence: MSNIKLFGNKQIRSVWDEKEQKWYFSVQDVVEALTDSNDVKQYLKKMLSRDEMLKSNWGTICTPVEMAAADGKRRKIQASDAKGLLRIIQSIPSPKAEPFKQWLAQVGSDRLDEIENPELAAQRTRELYKLKGYPEGWIEKRMRSIAIREQLTEEWKNRGVKEQIEYSILTAEISKATFGITPSQYKKVKRLKNENLRDHMTDLELIFSMLGEASTTAIVKNKNPKGFIQNKIVAKQGGTIAGDARKALENKTGEKVVSKKNYLPEAKKIKNLKSGNEK
- a CDS encoding arsenate reductase family protein: MSYIIFHNPRCKKSRAGLAYLQTKGIEPIIRDYQKEPFTKAEFKDLLMKLSMKPGDLVRKQEDDYKKKYAGKNFSDHEWTLILLENPKLITRPVVVRDFKAVIGDPVENIDRLLKAK